One Parachlamydia sp. AcF125 DNA segment encodes these proteins:
- a CDS encoding sulfite reductase: MSAPSKIYDRKNPFLASIKERYSLCNPGSKKNTYHLVLDLKDSGISYAVGDSVAIFPQHDPELVDRTLKILNASGNEVIVDKRSQETLPLHAFLTTKVAITTVSRKLYTETAARQLQADKKAQLSYLLQSENQPLLKAYLEKHGLWEFLAEHSEVKWNLQELCDSLMPLLPRFYSIASSMKAVGNEMHLTVALPHALAETEVKRGVCTHYLCHLAPLNEPVIPLYIQAHHGFTLPENIHAPMIMIGPGTGIAPFRAFMQERTALKAPGKNWLFFGEWHRAHNFFYEGYWKELEAQGHLRLDAAFSRDQEQKIYVQHLLHEKGEEVFEWLQNGASLFVCGDAHRMAKDVEKTLKHIVSTHGNLDEPETEKYFKTLKSEKRYLRDVY, encoded by the coding sequence ATGTCCGCTCCGTCCAAAATTTATGATCGAAAAAACCCTTTTTTAGCCTCAATCAAAGAGCGCTATTCACTTTGTAATCCAGGCTCAAAAAAAAATACTTATCATTTGGTTTTAGACCTAAAAGACTCAGGAATTTCTTATGCCGTGGGAGATAGCGTGGCCATTTTCCCCCAGCATGATCCTGAGCTCGTCGATCGAACTTTGAAAATTTTGAATGCTTCAGGGAATGAAGTCATCGTTGACAAACGCTCCCAAGAAACGCTACCTCTCCATGCATTTCTCACAACCAAAGTCGCTATTACCACGGTAAGCCGTAAATTGTATACAGAAACCGCTGCCAGACAATTACAAGCTGATAAAAAAGCACAGCTTAGCTACCTTTTGCAAAGTGAAAATCAACCTCTTTTGAAAGCCTATCTAGAAAAACATGGACTGTGGGAATTTTTAGCCGAACACTCTGAAGTCAAATGGAATTTACAAGAACTTTGTGACAGCTTAATGCCCCTTCTTCCCCGTTTTTATTCGATTGCCTCTTCTATGAAAGCAGTTGGCAATGAGATGCATTTGACGGTTGCCTTGCCCCATGCTCTGGCAGAGACAGAAGTCAAGCGAGGGGTTTGCACTCACTATTTATGCCATCTGGCCCCTTTAAATGAGCCTGTCATTCCTCTTTACATTCAAGCTCATCATGGATTTACTCTTCCTGAAAACATACATGCCCCTATGATTATGATTGGGCCCGGAACCGGAATTGCCCCTTTCCGAGCCTTTATGCAGGAGAGGACAGCGCTAAAAGCTCCCGGGAAAAACTGGCTTTTCTTTGGTGAATGGCATAGAGCGCATAACTTCTTTTATGAAGGGTATTGGAAAGAGTTAGAAGCCCAAGGTCATTTACGCCTTGATGCAGCTTTTTCTCGCGACCAAGAACAAAAAATTTATGTTCAACATCTTCTTCACGAGAAAGGGGAGGAAGTTTTTGAATGGTTGCAAAATGGCGCCTCTCTTTTTGTCTGTGGGGATGCTCATCGAATGGCGAAAGATGTGGAAAAAACGCTTAAGCACATTGTAAGCACCCATGGAAACCTCGATGAGCCAGAGACAGAAAAATACTTCAAAACGCTTAAAAGCGAAAAAAGATATCTGCGAGATGTTTATTAG